One window of Vitis riparia cultivar Riparia Gloire de Montpellier isolate 1030 chromosome 5, EGFV_Vit.rip_1.0, whole genome shotgun sequence genomic DNA carries:
- the LOC117914869 gene encoding L10-interacting MYB domain-containing protein-like isoform X2 → MAQHVEITRANWSDPTQRKHFIDLCLHEANSGFRSGGTLKPSSWPRIIKELEKLVGKRFNQKQLKNAWDYMKKQYLTWSRLITMMGDGYNSVTKTFDLPTERWEEYLQKYPEAKQFRYRPLANAEELEALFGGVLAIGAKNGSSEGMDNTSSTHSTSMPCEIPISLEEDDNLQRKLHWEQTADDELMHFARRKNIGSCGWIWKVTKSG, encoded by the exons ATGGCTCAACATGTCGAAATTACTAGGGCAAATTGGAGTGATCCCACCCAAAGGAAACACTTCATTGATCTTTGTCTCCATGAGGCAAATAGTGGATTTAGGTCAGGTGGAACATTAAAGCCTAGTTCTTGGCCTCGAATTATTAAAGAGTTGGAGAAGTTAGTTGGAAAGCGTTTTAATCAAAAACAGCTTAAGAATGCATGGGACTACATGAAAAAGCAATACCTCACATGGAGTAGATTGATAACTATGATGGGAGATGGTTACAATTCTGTTACTAAAACTTTTGATTTGCCAACTGAAAGATGGGAAGAATACTTAcag AAATATCCAGAAGCTAAGCAATTTCGTTATAGGCCTTTAGCAAATGCTGAGGAATTAGAGGCATTGTTTGGAGGAGTGCTAGCAATTGGGGCTAAAAACGGGAGTTCTGAGGGGATGGACAACACATCATCGACACATTCCACATCAATGCCTTGTGAAATTCCAATTAGTCTAGAGGAAGATGACAATTTGCAAAGAAAATTACATTGGGAGCAAACTGCTGATGATGAG CTAATGCATTTTGCAAGAAGAAAGAATATCGGGAGTTGTGGATGGATATGGAAAGTGACCAAGAGCGGATAG
- the LOC117914869 gene encoding L10-interacting MYB domain-containing protein-like isoform X3 codes for MAQHVEITRANWSDPTQRKHFIDLCLHEANSGFRSGGTLKPSSWPRIIKELEKLVGKRFNQKQLKNAWDYMKKQYLTWSRLITMMGDGYNSVTKTFDLPTERWEEYLQKYPEAKQFRYRPLANAEELEALFGGVLAIGAKNGSSEGMDNTSSTHSTSMPCEIPISLEEDDNLQRKLHWEQTADDEDPRCKNA; via the exons ATGGCTCAACATGTCGAAATTACTAGGGCAAATTGGAGTGATCCCACCCAAAGGAAACACTTCATTGATCTTTGTCTCCATGAGGCAAATAGTGGATTTAGGTCAGGTGGAACATTAAAGCCTAGTTCTTGGCCTCGAATTATTAAAGAGTTGGAGAAGTTAGTTGGAAAGCGTTTTAATCAAAAACAGCTTAAGAATGCATGGGACTACATGAAAAAGCAATACCTCACATGGAGTAGATTGATAACTATGATGGGAGATGGTTACAATTCTGTTACTAAAACTTTTGATTTGCCAACTGAAAGATGGGAAGAATACTTAcag AAATATCCAGAAGCTAAGCAATTTCGTTATAGGCCTTTAGCAAATGCTGAGGAATTAGAGGCATTGTTTGGAGGAGTGCTAGCAATTGGGGCTAAAAACGGGAGTTCTGAGGGGATGGACAACACATCATCGACACATTCCACATCAATGCCTTGTGAAATTCCAATTAGTCTAGAGGAAGATGACAATTTGCAAAGAAAATTACATTGGGAGCAAACTGCTGATGATGAG GACCCTCGGTGCAAGAATGCATGA
- the LOC117914869 gene encoding L10-interacting MYB domain-containing protein-like isoform X1, with protein MAQHVEITRANWSDPTQRKHFIDLCLHEANSGFRSGGTLKPSSWPRIIKELEKLVGKRFNQKQLKNAWDYMKKQYLTWSRLITMMGDGYNSVTKTFDLPTERWEEYLQKYPEAKQFRYRPLANAEELEALFGGVLAIGAKNGSSEGMDNTSSTHSTSMPCEIPISLEEDDNLQRKLHWEQTADDEVRVPHRKRKRKLDQIEAKVNSITYAWENLEGPSVQECMKILRQLFTFENPLYFVAANAFCKKKEYRELWMDMESDQERIGWIWSLRK; from the exons ATGGCTCAACATGTCGAAATTACTAGGGCAAATTGGAGTGATCCCACCCAAAGGAAACACTTCATTGATCTTTGTCTCCATGAGGCAAATAGTGGATTTAGGTCAGGTGGAACATTAAAGCCTAGTTCTTGGCCTCGAATTATTAAAGAGTTGGAGAAGTTAGTTGGAAAGCGTTTTAATCAAAAACAGCTTAAGAATGCATGGGACTACATGAAAAAGCAATACCTCACATGGAGTAGATTGATAACTATGATGGGAGATGGTTACAATTCTGTTACTAAAACTTTTGATTTGCCAACTGAAAGATGGGAAGAATACTTAcag AAATATCCAGAAGCTAAGCAATTTCGTTATAGGCCTTTAGCAAATGCTGAGGAATTAGAGGCATTGTTTGGAGGAGTGCTAGCAATTGGGGCTAAAAACGGGAGTTCTGAGGGGATGGACAACACATCATCGACACATTCCACATCAATGCCTTGTGAAATTCCAATTAGTCTAGAGGAAGATGACAATTTGCAAAGAAAATTACATTGGGAGCAAACTGCTGATGATGAGGTACGAGTTCCTcacagaaaaagaaagagaaaattagaTCAAATTGAAGCAAAAGTAAATAGTATAACTTACGCCTGGGAGAATCTTGAAGGACCCTCGGTGCAAGAATGCATGAAGATTTTGCGACAACTTTTCACTTTTGAAAATCCACTATATTTTGTAGCAGCTAATGCATTTTGCAAGAAGAAAGAATATCGGGAGTTGTGGATGGATATGGAAAGTGACCAAGAGCGGATAGGATGGATTTGGAGTCTGCGAAAATGA
- the LOC117914065 gene encoding ADP-ribosylation factor-like protein 6-interacting protein 4, which translates to MVKELEGLTEEDRRALRGSKFAPLPSSSARPPSSSQPRLAHPGGPLTTNKAAALAKFLERKLHEPGGLASINPDLLELAVKNAKDTVNASGTSKSGRTIRHVTSFGETENSLKEEEVENSELKKHKKKKKKKEKKKKGKQKAVEDPGHATLKGPKKKLKL; encoded by the exons ATGGTGAAAGAATTGGAAGGACTGACAGAAGAAGATCGGCGCGCTCTTCGCGGCAGCAAATTCGCACCTCTCCCTTCATCATCCGCCCGCcctccttcttcttctcaaCCTAG GTTGGCTCACCCTGGTGGACCATTGACGACAAACAAGGCTGCTGCTTTGGCAAAGTTCCTCGAAAGAAAGCTCCATGAGCCTGGTGGATTGGCTTCCATAAATCCTGATCTGCTGGAATTGGCAGTCAAAAATGCGAAAGACACAGTGAATGCCA GTGGAACTTCAAAATCTGGAAGGACAATTAGGCATGTAACTTCATTTGGTGAAACTGAG AACTCGCTTAAAGAAGAGGAAGTGGAAAATTCTGAGCTGAAGAaacataagaagaagaaaaagaaaaaggagaaaaagaaaaagggaaaacagaAG GCAGTGGAGGACCCTGGACATGCTACATTGAAAGGGCCAAAAAAGAAACTCAAATTGtga